A window of Komagataeibacter medellinensis NBRC 3288 contains these coding sequences:
- a CDS encoding tyrosine-type recombinase/integrase, which produces MSRLAPHQLTARKVDTLKNGVLADGGNLWVVARHPSKVWTFRYTSPLTGKRRELGIGSATTVSLAEARRLAAEARNLMAQGIDPIDRKREEEAARKKLTAPTFEEVSRAYIKDQAPGWRDPRAVDIWTSSLTRFAFPVCGARQVNAVDTDDVLAIIRPLWSGMTETASRLRGRIERILDYARTSGWREGENPARWKGHLAAILPKPAAVAKVKHHAAVPRQDLPAVMDALSRAGGIAAYAVRFVCLTAARSGEVRSAVWSEVDLDAKVWIIPKEKMKAGREHRVPLSDGALTILRELLPLRDAGNGDLVFPGQKTGKPLSDVALSKALHLAAGTKDVTVHGLRSTFRDWAAEETDYPREVAEMALAHAIGNKVEAAYRRGDLFEKRQEMMKDWEQAAISVRRS; this is translated from the coding sequence ATGAGCCGACTCGCCCCACACCAGTTGACCGCCCGTAAGGTTGATACCCTGAAGAACGGTGTCCTTGCCGATGGCGGCAACCTGTGGGTGGTAGCTCGCCATCCTTCCAAGGTCTGGACCTTCCGCTATACCAGCCCTCTGACCGGTAAGCGTCGTGAGCTGGGGATTGGTTCGGCCACGACGGTCAGTCTGGCAGAGGCCCGGCGTTTGGCCGCTGAGGCCCGTAATCTGATGGCTCAGGGAATCGACCCCATAGATCGAAAGCGTGAGGAAGAAGCCGCACGCAAAAAGCTGACCGCCCCAACCTTCGAGGAAGTGTCTCGTGCCTATATCAAGGATCAGGCCCCAGGCTGGCGTGATCCCCGTGCTGTGGATATCTGGACCAGTTCACTGACCCGATTCGCGTTCCCTGTCTGTGGCGCCAGGCAGGTGAATGCCGTCGATACCGATGACGTGCTGGCGATCATCCGCCCCTTGTGGTCAGGCATGACCGAAACAGCCAGCCGCCTACGTGGCCGAATCGAGCGCATATTGGACTATGCCCGCACCAGTGGCTGGCGTGAGGGTGAGAATCCGGCCCGGTGGAAAGGGCATCTGGCGGCCATCCTGCCCAAGCCTGCCGCTGTAGCCAAGGTGAAGCACCACGCTGCCGTGCCCAGGCAGGATCTTCCGGCCGTAATGGACGCACTGAGCAGGGCTGGAGGCATCGCTGCCTATGCAGTCCGATTTGTCTGCCTGACCGCAGCCCGGTCTGGAGAGGTCCGCAGCGCCGTATGGTCGGAGGTCGATCTGGATGCGAAGGTCTGGATCATTCCCAAGGAAAAGATGAAGGCCGGCCGTGAGCATCGTGTGCCGCTGAGTGACGGTGCACTGACCATCCTTCGCGAATTGCTGCCGCTTCGGGATGCCGGGAATGGGGATCTGGTCTTTCCGGGCCAGAAAACGGGCAAGCCTCTATCGGATGTGGCGCTATCGAAGGCTTTGCATCTGGCGGCTGGCACGAAAGATGTGACCGTGCATGGCCTGCGATCCACATTCCGCGACTGGGCAGCAGAAGAAACCGACTATCCCCGTGAGGTGGCCGAGATGGCTTTGGCGCACGCTATCGGGAATAAGGTGGAGGCCGCTTATCGGAGAGGTGACCTGTTTGAGAAGCGACAGGAAATGATGAAGGATTGGGAGCAGGCAGCGATATCTGTCAGGCGATCATAG
- a CDS encoding cupin domain-containing protein, which produces MKAQAQHVASGHRDMLLQATHSWNGMAYDHYPATAPELTMIRLTIPAHTALPWHTHPVPNAGYVLEGQLTIHDQASGRTETFHQGEAFAESVNDTHRGESGNTRTVVLLTYAGTPGTPTSVPAKGEKPEY; this is translated from the coding sequence ATGAAGGCCCAGGCTCAGCACGTTGCTTCTGGCCATCGGGATATGTTGCTGCAGGCCACCCATTCGTGGAATGGCATGGCTTATGATCACTATCCGGCCACCGCGCCAGAACTGACCATGATCCGCCTGACCATTCCCGCCCACACCGCTCTGCCATGGCACACCCATCCAGTGCCCAATGCGGGCTATGTGCTGGAAGGCCAGTTGACCATTCACGATCAGGCCAGTGGCAGGACGGAAACTTTCCATCAGGGTGAAGCGTTTGCCGAGTCCGTCAATGATACCCACCGCGGCGAATCAGGAAATACCCGGACCGTAGTGTTGCTGACCTATGCGGGCACGCCAGGCACACCCACGTCTGTTCCGGCCAAAGGTGAAAAGCCTGAATACTGA